A genomic window from Archocentrus centrarchus isolate MPI-CPG fArcCen1 chromosome 2, fArcCen1, whole genome shotgun sequence includes:
- the cryaa gene encoding alpha-crystallin A chain, producing the protein MDIAIQHPWFRRALGSVYPARLFDQFFGEGMYDYDLFPYTASTISPYYRQSLFRSFLDFSNSGVSEVRSDRDKFTVYLDVKHFSPDELSVKVTDDYVEIQGKHGERQDDHGYVSREFHRRYRLPSSVDQSSITCTLSADGLLTLTGPKVSGGSESGRSERSIPITRDDKTNAAASS; encoded by the exons ATGGATATTGCCATCCAGCACCCCTGGTTCAGACGTGCCCTGGGCTCCGTCTACCCTGCCCGACTCTTTGACCAGTTTTTCGGCGAAGGCATGTACGATTATGACCTCTTCCCTTACACCGCCTCCACCATCAGCCCCTATTACAGACAGTCACTCTTCCGCAGCTTTTTGGATTTTTCCAACTCTGGCGTCTCAGAG gTGAGATCTGACAGGGATAAGTTCACAGTCTACCTGGATGTCAAGCACTTCTCTCCTGACGAGCTCAGTGTGAAAGTGACTGATGACTATGTGGAGATCCAGGGCAAGCATGGAGAAAGACAG GACGACCACGGTTACGTCTCTCGTGAATTTCACCGCCGTTACCGCCTCCCCTCTAGCGTTGACCAATCATCAATCACCTGCACCTTGTCAGCCGACGGCCTGCTGACTCTGACCGGACCAAAGGTCAGCGGGGGGAGCGAATCTGGCCGCAGCGAGCGTAGTATCCCCATCACCCGCGATGACAAGACCAACGCTGCCGCGTCCTCCTAG
- the hsf2bp gene encoding heat shock factor 2-binding protein isoform X3 codes for MAALLGGKKESREAKDGFVRVTQRDLQRLTTEVMQLQDFLPRVLNADLIEMVHRGRTAQTVKEHIVKEQEQMQQECLHLQSRLDAVQAECQTEKEEKLLLREQLQQQADFCSDLGSAACGLLWSCSVKEDTVLLWLADGKLQAFLAVAAQTLESFVKSLDEDMTTQTDDHNSHELQFVLAVAGTITNIAAVTKGRDFLSSSAHVLLDTLMKLLKLMKPGIFPRLKVLMLMTLYNVSISLQGLKYLSENQGLIPLIWTLLDDGQWEVCLHALRLLQSLLLEDDVLLRLGPSLLDPGLHDRVSRLADSVQPGLRLIALQTLKDLQALQQGRACEQSGV; via the exons GATGGCTTTGTCAGAGTGACGCAAAGAGATTTACAGAGGTTAACCACAGAAGTCATGCAGCTTCAAGACTTCCTGCCCCGAGTCCTGAATGCGGACCTCATCGAAATGGTGCACAGAGGCCGAACAGCTCAGACAG tgaagGAGCACATTGTAAAGGAGCAGGAGCAGATGCAGCAGGAGTGTCTGCACCTCCAGTCCCGGCTGGATGCTGTGCAGGCTGAGtgtcagacagagaaagag GAGAAACTGCTGCTGCgtgagcagctgcagcagcaggcagaCTTCTGCTCTGATCTGGGATCAGCAGCCTGCGGTCTGctgtggagctgctctgtgaagGAGGACACGGTCTTACTCTGGCTGGCTGAT GGGAAGCTGCAGGCCTTCCTTGCTGTAGCTGCTCAGACTCTCGAGAGCTTTGTCAAGTCTTTGGATGAAGACATGACAACTCAGACCGACGACCACAACTCCCATGAGCTCCAGTTCGTGTTGGCGGTGGCTGGGACCATTACCA ACATAGCAGCAGTGACGAAGGGGCGGGACTTCCTGTCAAGCTCGGCACACGTCTTGCTGGACACTTTGATGAAACTTCTGAAGCTGATGAAGCCTGGTATCTTCCCCAGACTGAAAGT GTTGATGCTGATGACTCTCTATAATGTGAGCATTAGTCTCCAAGGACTGAAGTACCTCAGTGAGAACCAAGGACTCATCCCTCTCATCTGGACCCTGTTAGACG ATGGCCAGTGGGAGGTGTGTCTGCACGCTCTGCgtctcctgcagtcactgtTGTTGGAGGACGATGTGTTGCTCCGGTTGGGCCCCTCACTGCTGGATCCAGGCCTCCACGATCGGGTCAGCAGGCTCGCCGACAGCGTGCAGCCCGGCCTAAGGCTGATTGCTCTGCAGACCCTGAAGGACCTTCAGGCTCTTCAGCAG ggcCGGGCCTGTGAGCAGAGCGGCGTCTGA
- the hsf2bp gene encoding heat shock factor 2-binding protein isoform X2, producing the protein MRLPQLPSGLLSNKEAAVTDGFVRVTQRDLQRLTTEVMQLQDFLPRVLNADLIEMVHRGRTAQTVKEHIVKEQEQMQQECLHLQSRLDAVQAECQTEKEEKLLLREQLQQQADFCSDLGSAACGLLWSCSVKEDTVLLWLADGKLQAFLAVAAQTLESFVKSLDEDMTTQTDDHNSHELQFVLAVAGTITNIAAVTKGRDFLSSSAHVLLDTLMKLLKLMKPGIFPRLKVLMLMTLYNVSISLQGLKYLSENQGLIPLIWTLLDDGQWEVCLHALRLLQSLLLEDDVLLRLGPSLLDPGLHDRVSRLADSVQPGLRLIALQTLKDLQALQQGRACEQSGV; encoded by the exons ATGCGCCTTCCTCAGCTGCCATCAGGtttgctgtcaaacaaagaagCAGCTGTGACT GATGGCTTTGTCAGAGTGACGCAAAGAGATTTACAGAGGTTAACCACAGAAGTCATGCAGCTTCAAGACTTCCTGCCCCGAGTCCTGAATGCGGACCTCATCGAAATGGTGCACAGAGGCCGAACAGCTCAGACAG tgaagGAGCACATTGTAAAGGAGCAGGAGCAGATGCAGCAGGAGTGTCTGCACCTCCAGTCCCGGCTGGATGCTGTGCAGGCTGAGtgtcagacagagaaagag GAGAAACTGCTGCTGCgtgagcagctgcagcagcaggcagaCTTCTGCTCTGATCTGGGATCAGCAGCCTGCGGTCTGctgtggagctgctctgtgaagGAGGACACGGTCTTACTCTGGCTGGCTGAT GGGAAGCTGCAGGCCTTCCTTGCTGTAGCTGCTCAGACTCTCGAGAGCTTTGTCAAGTCTTTGGATGAAGACATGACAACTCAGACCGACGACCACAACTCCCATGAGCTCCAGTTCGTGTTGGCGGTGGCTGGGACCATTACCA ACATAGCAGCAGTGACGAAGGGGCGGGACTTCCTGTCAAGCTCGGCACACGTCTTGCTGGACACTTTGATGAAACTTCTGAAGCTGATGAAGCCTGGTATCTTCCCCAGACTGAAAGT GTTGATGCTGATGACTCTCTATAATGTGAGCATTAGTCTCCAAGGACTGAAGTACCTCAGTGAGAACCAAGGACTCATCCCTCTCATCTGGACCCTGTTAGACG ATGGCCAGTGGGAGGTGTGTCTGCACGCTCTGCgtctcctgcagtcactgtTGTTGGAGGACGATGTGTTGCTCCGGTTGGGCCCCTCACTGCTGGATCCAGGCCTCCACGATCGGGTCAGCAGGCTCGCCGACAGCGTGCAGCCCGGCCTAAGGCTGATTGCTCTGCAGACCCTGAAGGACCTTCAGGCTCTTCAGCAG ggcCGGGCCTGTGAGCAGAGCGGCGTCTGA
- the hsf2bp gene encoding heat shock factor 2-binding protein isoform X4 encodes MQLQDFLPRVLNADLIEMVHRGRTAQTVKEHIVKEQEQMQQECLHLQSRLDAVQAECQTEKEEKLLLREQLQQQADFCSDLGSAACGLLWSCSVKEDTVLLWLADGKLQAFLAVAAQTLESFVKSLDEDMTTQTDDHNSHELQFVLAVAGTITNIAAVTKGRDFLSSSAHVLLDTLMKLLKLMKPGIFPRLKVLMLMTLYNVSISLQGLKYLSENQGLIPLIWTLLDDGQWEVCLHALRLLQSLLLEDDVLLRLGPSLLDPGLHDRVSRLADSVQPGLRLIALQTLKDLQALQQGRACEQSGV; translated from the exons ATGCAGCTTCAAGACTTCCTGCCCCGAGTCCTGAATGCGGACCTCATCGAAATGGTGCACAGAGGCCGAACAGCTCAGACAG tgaagGAGCACATTGTAAAGGAGCAGGAGCAGATGCAGCAGGAGTGTCTGCACCTCCAGTCCCGGCTGGATGCTGTGCAGGCTGAGtgtcagacagagaaagag GAGAAACTGCTGCTGCgtgagcagctgcagcagcaggcagaCTTCTGCTCTGATCTGGGATCAGCAGCCTGCGGTCTGctgtggagctgctctgtgaagGAGGACACGGTCTTACTCTGGCTGGCTGAT GGGAAGCTGCAGGCCTTCCTTGCTGTAGCTGCTCAGACTCTCGAGAGCTTTGTCAAGTCTTTGGATGAAGACATGACAACTCAGACCGACGACCACAACTCCCATGAGCTCCAGTTCGTGTTGGCGGTGGCTGGGACCATTACCA ACATAGCAGCAGTGACGAAGGGGCGGGACTTCCTGTCAAGCTCGGCACACGTCTTGCTGGACACTTTGATGAAACTTCTGAAGCTGATGAAGCCTGGTATCTTCCCCAGACTGAAAGT GTTGATGCTGATGACTCTCTATAATGTGAGCATTAGTCTCCAAGGACTGAAGTACCTCAGTGAGAACCAAGGACTCATCCCTCTCATCTGGACCCTGTTAGACG ATGGCCAGTGGGAGGTGTGTCTGCACGCTCTGCgtctcctgcagtcactgtTGTTGGAGGACGATGTGTTGCTCCGGTTGGGCCCCTCACTGCTGGATCCAGGCCTCCACGATCGGGTCAGCAGGCTCGCCGACAGCGTGCAGCCCGGCCTAAGGCTGATTGCTCTGCAGACCCTGAAGGACCTTCAGGCTCTTCAGCAG ggcCGGGCCTGTGAGCAGAGCGGCGTCTGA